From Streptomyces sp. NBC_01460, a single genomic window includes:
- a CDS encoding restriction endonuclease has translation MGIQARRGAGEGRRPAFDVRRTAFGFALVAVLVCGVGLAVRTALETAGRHPVVAGVSAAGLVAAVVVLLRARRSRRTAVRAAEAAVEAAYEVVDAALEELPDSALHPEPQLPDSVLDPGPQLPDSASDPEPPGPVDWAAMDPYDFEEAVAWLCRRDGCADAEVVGGAGDLGADVLATTPDGRRLVVQCKRYTSDNKVGSQDLQRFGGTCYAVHEAEVAVVVTTGEFTEPALEYAGQCDIVCVGLDELTAWSEGAAAPPWYAGADVQPATG, from the coding sequence ATGGGCATACAGGCGCGCAGAGGTGCCGGGGAGGGCCGCCGGCCCGCGTTCGACGTGCGGCGGACGGCGTTCGGTTTCGCGCTCGTCGCCGTCCTGGTCTGCGGTGTGGGGCTCGCGGTGCGCACGGCGCTGGAGACCGCCGGGCGGCATCCGGTGGTCGCCGGTGTCTCGGCTGCGGGGCTGGTGGCGGCCGTCGTGGTGCTCCTGCGGGCGCGCCGCAGCCGCAGGACGGCGGTCCGGGCGGCCGAGGCGGCCGTCGAGGCGGCGTACGAGGTCGTGGACGCCGCCCTGGAGGAGCTGCCGGACTCCGCCTTGCACCCCGAGCCGCAGCTGCCGGACTCCGTTCTCGACCCCGGGCCGCAGCTGCCGGACTCCGCCTCGGACCCCGAGCCGCCAGGGCCCGTCGACTGGGCGGCCATGGACCCGTACGACTTCGAGGAGGCCGTGGCCTGGCTCTGCCGGCGCGACGGCTGTGCGGACGCCGAGGTCGTCGGGGGCGCCGGCGACCTCGGCGCGGACGTGCTGGCCACCACCCCGGACGGGCGCCGCCTGGTCGTGCAGTGCAAGAGGTACACGAGCGACAACAAGGTCGGCTCCCAGGACCTCCAGCGCTTCGGCGGCACCTGCTACGCGGTCCACGAGGCCGAGGTGGCCGTCGTCGTCACCACCGGCGAATTCACCGAACCGGCCCTCGAGTACGCCGGGCAGTGCGACATCGTCTGCGTCGGGCTCGACGAACTCACCGCGTGGAGCGAGGGCGCCGCGGCGCCGCCCTGGTACGCCGGAGCGGACGTGCAGCCCGCCACGGGCTGA
- a CDS encoding MaoC family dehydratase produces MQFGRTYEEFEVGAVYKHWPGKTVTEYDDHLFCLLTMNHHPLHMDSNYAEKTTDFKKNVVVGNYVYSLLLGMSVPDVSGKAIANLEVESLKHVAPTFHGDTIYGETTVLDKTPSRSKSDRGIVHVETKGYKQDGTLVCVFRRKVMVPTETYIKERGGEQPGRPEIVSPPSKNVEK; encoded by the coding sequence ATGCAGTTCGGACGCACCTATGAGGAGTTCGAGGTCGGTGCTGTCTACAAGCACTGGCCCGGAAAGACGGTCACGGAGTACGACGACCACCTCTTCTGTCTGCTGACCATGAATCACCACCCGCTGCACATGGACAGCAACTACGCCGAGAAGACGACGGATTTCAAGAAGAACGTCGTCGTGGGCAATTACGTCTACTCGCTCCTGCTCGGGATGTCGGTGCCGGACGTCTCCGGGAAGGCGATCGCCAATCTGGAGGTGGAGTCGCTGAAGCACGTCGCGCCGACCTTCCACGGCGACACGATCTACGGCGAGACGACCGTGCTCGACAAGACGCCGTCGAGGTCCAAGAGCGACCGCGGCATCGTCCACGTGGAGACGAAGGGCTACAAGCAGGACGGCACGCTGGTCTGCGTGTTCCGCCGCAAGGTGATGGTGCCCACCGAGACGTACATCAAGGAGCGCGGCGGGGAGCAGCCCGGCCGCCCGGAGATCGTGTCCCCGCCGAGCAAGAACGTGGAGAAGTAG
- a CDS encoding TetR family transcriptional regulator translates to MSQPAKSPRSSAATDAPESAASTRAAAQRLKMRRELAAAAMELFATKGYEATTVDEIAGAAGVARRTFFRHFRSKEEAIFPDHDDTLVRAEAVLNAAPAHEHPLDTVCRGIKEVMKMYAAKPAVSVARYKLTREVPTLREAEIASVARYERLFTRYLLGHFDERDHHVGNDDPLLAEVAASAVVTAHNHVLRRWLRADGQGDVETQLDHAFAIVRETFGTGIGAGRTVGGDTGRAPAASVSKEGEVLVAVARTDAPLDEVMRTIQRALKET, encoded by the coding sequence ATGTCCCAACCCGCCAAGTCCCCCCGTTCCTCCGCCGCGACGGACGCCCCGGAGAGTGCCGCGAGCACCCGGGCCGCCGCCCAACGGCTCAAAATGCGCCGCGAGCTGGCCGCGGCGGCGATGGAACTCTTCGCCACGAAGGGGTACGAGGCGACGACGGTCGACGAGATCGCGGGGGCCGCCGGGGTGGCCCGGCGCACCTTCTTCCGCCACTTCCGCTCCAAGGAGGAGGCCATCTTCCCGGACCACGACGACACCCTCGTCAGGGCCGAGGCCGTCCTCAACGCCGCTCCCGCGCACGAGCACCCGCTCGACACCGTGTGCCGCGGCATCAAGGAGGTCATGAAGATGTACGCGGCGAAGCCCGCGGTCTCCGTGGCGCGCTACAAGCTGACCCGTGAGGTTCCCACGCTCCGCGAGGCGGAGATCGCCTCGGTGGCCCGCTACGAGCGGCTGTTCACGCGCTATCTGCTGGGCCACTTCGACGAGCGCGACCACCACGTCGGCAACGACGACCCGCTGCTGGCCGAGGTGGCCGCGTCCGCCGTGGTGACCGCGCACAACCATGTGCTGCGGCGCTGGCTCCGCGCGGACGGCCAGGGCGACGTGGAGACACAGCTCGACCATGCCTTCGCGATCGTGCGGGAGACCTTCGGCACGGGGATCGGCGCGGGGAGGACCGTGGGTGGCGACACCGGGAGGGCGCCCGCGGCGTCGGTGTCCAAGGAGGGCGAGGTGCTGGTCGCCGTGGCGCGTACGGACGCACCGCTCGACGAGGTCATGCGCACGATCCAGCGGGCCCTGAAGGAGACCTGA
- a CDS encoding protein meaA: MTERQKDRPWLMRTYAGHSTAEASNELYRRNLAKGQTGLSVAFDLPTQTGYDPDHVLARGEVGRVGVPVSHLGDMRRLFQDIPLEQMNTSMTINATAMWLLALYQVVAEEQGADPDKLQGTTQNDIVKEYLSRGTHVFPPGPSLRLTTDMITYTVNRIPKWNPINICSYHLQEAGATPVQEIAYAMSTAVAVLDAVRDSGQVPQERFGDVVARISFFVNAGVRFVEEMCKMRAFGRIWDQVTRERYGIANPKQRRFRYGVQVNSLGLTEAQPENNVQRIVLEMLAVTLSKDARARAVQLPAWNEALGLPRPWDQQWSLRIQQVLAHESDLLEYEDIFAGSHVIEAKVEELVTESLAEIDRIQQMGGAMAAVESGYLKSELVSSHAARRARIEAGEEKIVGVNIYETTEPNPLTADLDAAIMTVDPENEARVVAALHEWRDNRDEARATEALTALKKAAAGTANMMEATVECARAGVTTGEWAWALRDVFGEFRAPTGVSSAPVAVTAEPGTPLAVVREKVARTAADLGVGRLRLLVGKPGLDGHSNGAEQIAVRARDSGFEVVYQGIRLTPEQITDAALAEDVHCVGLSILSGSHAELVPDVLNRLREAGAPDIPVIAGGIIPQADARALIEAGVAAVFTPKDFGITEIIGRIVDEIRKANKLDPLEVPA, encoded by the coding sequence ATGACCGAACGTCAGAAGGACCGTCCGTGGCTCATGCGGACGTACGCCGGTCACTCGACGGCCGAGGCGTCCAACGAGCTGTACCGGCGCAACCTCGCCAAGGGCCAGACGGGTCTGTCGGTCGCCTTCGATCTGCCCACGCAGACCGGGTACGACCCCGACCACGTCCTCGCCCGCGGCGAGGTGGGCCGGGTCGGCGTGCCCGTCTCGCACCTCGGTGACATGCGGCGGCTGTTCCAGGACATCCCCCTGGAGCAGATGAACACCTCGATGACGATCAACGCCACCGCGATGTGGCTGCTGGCGCTCTACCAGGTGGTCGCGGAGGAGCAGGGGGCCGATCCCGACAAGCTCCAGGGCACGACGCAGAACGACATCGTGAAGGAGTACCTGTCGCGGGGGACGCACGTCTTCCCGCCGGGACCCTCGCTGCGGCTGACGACCGACATGATCACGTACACGGTCAACCGCATCCCGAAGTGGAACCCCATCAACATCTGCAGCTACCACCTGCAGGAGGCGGGGGCCACTCCGGTCCAGGAGATCGCGTACGCCATGTCGACGGCCGTCGCCGTGCTCGACGCCGTGCGCGACTCGGGTCAGGTGCCCCAGGAGCGTTTCGGTGACGTCGTCGCCCGCATCTCCTTCTTCGTGAACGCGGGGGTCCGCTTCGTCGAGGAGATGTGCAAGATGCGCGCCTTCGGCCGCATCTGGGACCAGGTCACGCGTGAGCGCTACGGCATCGCGAACCCGAAGCAGCGCCGCTTCCGCTACGGCGTACAGGTCAACTCGCTGGGGCTGACGGAGGCGCAGCCGGAGAACAACGTCCAGCGCATCGTGCTGGAGATGCTGGCCGTCACCCTCTCCAAGGACGCGCGCGCCCGTGCCGTGCAGCTGCCCGCCTGGAACGAGGCGCTGGGGCTGCCCCGCCCGTGGGACCAGCAGTGGTCGCTCCGCATCCAGCAGGTGCTCGCGCACGAGAGCGACCTGCTGGAGTACGAGGACATCTTCGCCGGTTCGCACGTCATCGAGGCCAAGGTCGAGGAGCTCGTCACCGAGTCCCTGGCGGAGATCGACCGCATCCAGCAGATGGGCGGCGCGATGGCCGCCGTCGAGTCGGGCTACCTCAAGTCGGAGCTCGTCTCCTCGCACGCCGCACGGCGGGCCCGGATCGAGGCCGGCGAGGAGAAGATCGTCGGCGTCAACATCTACGAGACGACGGAGCCCAACCCGCTGACCGCCGATCTGGACGCGGCGATCATGACGGTGGACCCCGAGAACGAGGCCCGGGTCGTCGCCGCGCTGCATGAATGGCGCGACAACCGCGACGAGGCCCGCGCCACCGAGGCGCTGACGGCCCTGAAGAAGGCCGCGGCGGGCACCGCGAACATGATGGAGGCGACCGTCGAGTGCGCCAGGGCGGGCGTCACCACCGGTGAGTGGGCCTGGGCCCTGCGCGACGTCTTCGGTGAGTTCCGGGCACCGACGGGCGTCTCGTCCGCACCGGTGGCGGTCACCGCCGAGCCCGGCACCCCGCTCGCCGTGGTCCGCGAGAAGGTGGCCCGCACCGCAGCGGACCTGGGCGTGGGACGGCTGCGGCTGCTGGTCGGCAAGCCCGGCCTCGACGGGCACTCCAACGGCGCCGAACAGATCGCCGTACGCGCCAGGGACTCCGGCTTCGAGGTGGTCTACCAGGGCATCAGGCTGACGCCCGAGCAGATCACGGACGCCGCGCTCGCCGAGGACGTCCACTGCGTCGGCCTGTCCATCCTGTCCGGCTCGCACGCCGAGCTGGTGCCGGACGTGCTGAACCGGCTGCGTGAGGCCGGTGCGCCGGACATCCCGGTGATCGCCGGCGGCATCATCCCGCAGGCCGACGCCCGCGCCCTCATCGAAGCCGGCGTCGCCGCCGTCTTCACCCCGAAGGACTTCGGCATCACGGAGATCATCGGCCGTATCGTCGACGAGATCCGGAAAGCGAACAAGCTCGACCCTCTGGAGGTCCCCGCATGA
- a CDS encoding acyl-CoA dehydrogenase family protein → MSRLAQTAGLTDVQQEILSTVRDFVDKEIIPVATQLEHRDEYPTEIVEGLKELGLFGLMIPEEYGGLGESLLTYALCVEEIARGWMSVSGIINTHFIVAYMLKQHGTQEQKDTFLPRMALGEVRGAFSMSEPALGSDVSAITSKGVKDGDEYVLDGQKMWLTNGGTSTLVAVLCKSDEGHPEGTAPHKSMTTFLVEKEAGFGEVRPGLTIPGKIDKMGYKGVDTTELIMDGLRIPANRVLGGTTGRGFYQMMDGVEVGRVNVAARGCGVAQRAFELGVSYAQQRQTFGKPIAQHQAIQFKLAEMATKVEAAHAMMVNAARKKDSGERNDLEAGMAKYLASEYCKEVVEDAFRIHGGYGFSKEYEIERLYREAPMLLIGEGTAEIQKMIIGRRLLEEYRLQG, encoded by the coding sequence ATGAGCCGACTCGCGCAGACCGCCGGTCTGACGGACGTCCAGCAGGAAATCCTCTCCACGGTCCGTGATTTCGTCGACAAGGAGATCATCCCTGTCGCGACCCAGCTGGAGCACCGCGACGAATATCCGACGGAGATCGTCGAAGGGCTCAAGGAGCTCGGCCTGTTCGGGCTGATGATTCCGGAGGAGTACGGCGGTCTGGGCGAGTCGCTCCTCACGTACGCGCTCTGCGTCGAGGAGATCGCCCGGGGCTGGATGAGCGTGTCGGGCATCATCAACACGCACTTCATCGTGGCCTACATGCTCAAGCAGCACGGCACGCAGGAGCAGAAGGACACGTTCCTGCCGCGGATGGCCCTGGGCGAGGTGCGGGGCGCGTTCTCGATGTCCGAGCCGGCCCTGGGTTCGGATGTCTCGGCGATCACGTCCAAGGGCGTGAAGGACGGTGACGAGTACGTTCTCGACGGCCAGAAGATGTGGCTGACGAACGGTGGCACGTCGACGCTCGTCGCCGTCCTCTGCAAGAGTGACGAAGGCCACCCCGAGGGGACGGCCCCGCACAAGTCGATGACGACGTTCCTGGTCGAGAAGGAGGCGGGCTTCGGGGAGGTCCGTCCCGGTCTCACGATCCCGGGGAAGATCGACAAGATGGGCTACAAGGGCGTCGACACGACCGAGCTCATCATGGACGGACTGCGCATTCCGGCCAATCGTGTGCTGGGCGGCACCACGGGCCGAGGTTTTTACCAAATGATGGACGGTGTCGAGGTAGGGCGGGTGAATGTCGCCGCGCGTGGCTGCGGTGTCGCCCAGCGTGCGTTCGAGCTCGGCGTTTCCTACGCCCAGCAGCGCCAGACCTTCGGAAAGCCGATCGCGCAGCACCAGGCGATCCAGTTCAAACTGGCCGAAATGGCCACCAAGGTCGAAGCCGCGCATGCGATGATGGTCAACGCAGCTCGCAAAAAGGACTCCGGGGAGCGGAACGACCTGGAGGCAGGGATGGCGAAGTACCTCGCCTCCGAGTACTGCAAGGAAGTCGTCGAGGACGCCTTCCGCATCCACGGCGGCTACGGCTTCTCCAAGGAGTACGAGATCGAGCGCCTCTACCGTGAGGCCCCGATGCTGCTGATCGGTGAAGGTACCGCCGAGATCCAGAAAATGATCATCGGTCGCCGGTTGCTCGAGGAGTACCGGCTCCAGGGCTGA
- a CDS encoding GNAT family N-acetyltransferase: MESDEMLALFDHEMREHARPEGPGVRVERGPDVVRQVGAADDWNGVVWTAPDLDAVRAEAVIAEQVEHYTALGHDEFEWKLYAHDRPADLGGRLLAAGFAAEPPETLFVAPAAGLATPVDLPAGTELRAVSDAAGVELMVRAHELAFGTDGSRLRHQALARLSDDTFLAAVVLAEGEPVSAARMELHPGTGFASLWGGGTAPEWQRRGIYRALIAHRARIAAERGYRFLQVDATDRSAPILRRLGFTALCTTTPYVYRTAP, encoded by the coding sequence ATGGAATCCGACGAGATGCTGGCCCTCTTCGACCACGAGATGCGCGAACACGCACGCCCCGAAGGTCCCGGCGTACGGGTCGAGCGCGGCCCCGACGTCGTCCGCCAGGTGGGCGCCGCCGACGACTGGAACGGGGTCGTCTGGACGGCCCCGGACCTCGATGCCGTACGGGCGGAAGCGGTGATCGCGGAGCAGGTGGAGCACTACACCGCCCTCGGGCACGACGAGTTCGAGTGGAAGCTGTACGCCCACGACCGGCCCGCCGACCTGGGCGGGAGGCTGCTGGCCGCGGGTTTCGCGGCGGAGCCGCCGGAGACCCTGTTCGTCGCCCCGGCCGCCGGCCTGGCGACCCCTGTGGACCTCCCGGCCGGCACGGAGCTCCGGGCGGTGTCCGACGCGGCGGGGGTGGAGCTGATGGTCCGGGCGCACGAGCTGGCCTTCGGCACCGACGGCTCACGGCTGCGCCATCAGGCCCTGGCCCGCCTGAGCGACGACACCTTCCTCGCGGCCGTGGTCCTCGCGGAGGGCGAGCCCGTGAGCGCGGCCCGGATGGAGCTCCACCCCGGTACCGGCTTCGCAAGCCTGTGGGGCGGCGGTACGGCGCCCGAGTGGCAGCGCAGGGGCATCTACCGGGCCCTGATCGCCCACCGCGCCCGGATCGCCGCCGAGCGCGGCTACCGCTTCCTCCAGGTCGACGCGACGGATCGGTCCGCCCCGATCCTGCGGCGGCTCGGCTTCACGGCCCTGTGCACGACGACGCCGTACGTGTACCGCACCGCGCCGTAG
- the pssA gene encoding CDP-diacylglycerol--serine O-phosphatidyltransferase: protein MPEAEEQDDAEDMPLSMRLSIADTLTLGNATCGFMAVYFTTTGILIPHLTGSDESGMARHSAATAVILMLMAAVFDLFDGLVARKLRSSPMGAELDNLSDLISFGLAPAYFVLVYGMVADDAHQRVSALAAIVVLLAVVLRLARFSCVTLKDGMFQGMPSPFGALTVVSIVLLELPFVPTLLAIIGVAWLMVSRVEYPKPRGVLAVAMLSWIVAAMGLLAAWAFDAPGGQLLLQTGCALQVVLGAVIPLFATARRVNTFRDNRREARAAQLP, encoded by the coding sequence GTGCCCGAGGCGGAGGAGCAGGACGACGCCGAGGACATGCCGCTCTCGATGCGGCTGTCGATAGCGGACACCCTCACCCTCGGTAACGCCACGTGCGGTTTCATGGCGGTGTACTTCACCACCACGGGGATCCTCATCCCCCACCTCACGGGCAGCGACGAGTCGGGCATGGCCAGGCACTCCGCGGCGACCGCGGTGATCCTCATGCTCATGGCCGCCGTGTTCGACCTCTTCGACGGCCTCGTGGCGCGCAAGCTGCGGTCGTCGCCGATGGGTGCGGAGCTGGACAACCTCTCCGACCTCATCAGCTTCGGCCTCGCCCCGGCGTACTTCGTCCTGGTGTACGGGATGGTCGCGGACGACGCGCACCAGAGGGTGTCGGCGCTCGCGGCGATCGTGGTGCTGCTGGCGGTGGTGCTCAGGCTTGCGCGGTTCTCGTGCGTGACCTTGAAGGACGGCATGTTCCAGGGCATGCCGAGCCCCTTCGGAGCGCTGACGGTCGTCTCGATCGTGCTCCTTGAGCTCCCCTTCGTGCCGACGCTGCTCGCGATCATCGGAGTGGCGTGGCTGATGGTCAGCCGGGTCGAGTACCCGAAGCCGCGGGGTGTCCTCGCGGTGGCGATGCTCAGCTGGATCGTGGCCGCGATGGGGCTCCTCGCCGCGTGGGCGTTCGACGCCCCCGGCGGCCAGCTGCTCCTGCAGACCGGCTGCGCCCTGCAGGTCGTCCTGGGGGCGGTGATCCCGCTCTTCGCCACGGCACGGCGGGTGAACACCTTCCGCGACAACCGGCGCGAGGCACGGGCGGCCCAGCTCCCGTAA
- a CDS encoding phosphatidylserine decarboxylase, with the protein MPDSQIPASRGGVRLARGASPWLLPTVATAALSLARARKSGRWAAVAVPTTALAAGMLWFFRDPEREITQGRVISPADGVVQSIMPWKDGRTRVAIFMSPLNVHVNRAPLSGTVTSVEHIPGGFVPAFNKESEDNERVVWHFDTELGDIEMVQIAGAVARRIVPYIPQGTKVEQGERIGLIRFGSRVDIYLPEGVDVAVEVGQATTAGVTRIDRD; encoded by the coding sequence ATGCCCGACAGCCAAATCCCTGCATCGCGCGGAGGGGTCCGCCTCGCTCGCGGAGCATCGCCGTGGCTCCTCCCGACCGTCGCCACCGCGGCACTCAGCCTCGCCCGGGCCCGCAAGTCCGGACGCTGGGCCGCCGTGGCCGTGCCCACCACCGCGCTCGCGGCGGGCATGCTGTGGTTCTTCCGCGACCCCGAGCGCGAGATCACCCAGGGTCGCGTCATCTCGCCGGCCGACGGTGTGGTGCAGAGCATCATGCCGTGGAAGGACGGGCGCACCCGCGTCGCGATCTTCATGAGCCCGCTGAATGTGCACGTCAACCGGGCTCCCCTGTCCGGCACGGTGACCTCGGTCGAGCACATCCCGGGTGGGTTCGTCCCGGCGTTCAACAAGGAGAGCGAGGACAACGAACGCGTTGTCTGGCACTTCGACACCGAGCTCGGCGACATCGAGATGGTGCAGATCGCGGGAGCGGTCGCCCGTCGTATCGTCCCCTACATCCCGCAGGGCACGAAGGTGGAGCAGGGCGAACGCATCGGTCTGATCCGCTTCGGCTCGCGCGTGGACATCTACCTTCCGGAAGGTGTCGATGTCGCGGTCGAGGTCGGCCAGGCCACGACCGCGGGGGTGACTCGAATTGACCGTGATTGA
- the ccrA gene encoding crotonyl-CoA carboxylase/reductase → MKEILDAIQSQDSTAADFAALSIPESYRAVTVHKDEAEMFAGVASRDKDPRKSLHVEDVPVPELGPGEALVAVMASSVNYNSVWTSIFEPVSTFGFLERYGKLSDLSKRHDLPYHVIGSDLAGVVLRTGPGVNAWNPGDEVVAHCLSVELESSDGHNDTMLDPEQRIWGFETNFGGLAEIALVKSNQLMPKPKHLSWEEAASPGLVNSTAYRQLVSRNGAGMKQGDNVLIWGASGGLGSYATQFALAGGANPICVVSSDQKAEICRKMGATAIIDRNAEGFKFWKDEHNQDPREWKRFGKRIRELTGGEDVDIVFEHPGRETFGASVYVTRKGGTIVTCASTSGYNHEYDNRYLWMSLKRIIGSHFANYREAWEANRLIAKGKIHPTLSKVYSLEDTGQAAYDVHRNLHQGKVGVLALAPREGLGVRDTELREQHIDAINRFRNV, encoded by the coding sequence GTGAAGGAAATCCTGGACGCGATCCAGTCGCAGGACAGCACCGCCGCCGACTTCGCGGCCCTGTCCATCCCCGAGTCGTATCGCGCGGTGACCGTGCACAAGGACGAGGCGGAGATGTTCGCCGGGGTCGCCAGCCGCGACAAGGACCCGCGCAAGTCCCTCCACGTGGAGGACGTGCCGGTCCCCGAGCTCGGACCGGGCGAGGCCCTGGTCGCGGTCATGGCCAGCTCGGTGAACTACAACTCCGTCTGGACGTCGATCTTCGAGCCGGTCTCGACCTTCGGCTTCCTGGAGCGCTACGGGAAGCTCAGCGACCTCAGCAAGCGCCACGACCTGCCGTACCACGTCATCGGATCGGACCTGGCGGGCGTCGTCCTGCGCACCGGTCCGGGCGTCAACGCCTGGAACCCGGGCGACGAGGTCGTCGCGCACTGCCTCTCGGTGGAGCTGGAGTCCTCCGACGGCCACAACGACACGATGCTCGACCCGGAGCAGCGCATCTGGGGTTTCGAGACCAACTTCGGCGGCCTGGCCGAGATCGCGCTCGTCAAGTCCAACCAGCTGATGCCGAAGCCGAAGCACCTCAGCTGGGAGGAGGCCGCGTCCCCCGGCCTGGTCAACTCCACCGCGTACCGCCAGCTCGTCTCGCGCAACGGCGCGGGCATGAAGCAGGGCGACAACGTCCTGATCTGGGGCGCGAGCGGCGGACTCGGCTCCTACGCGACGCAGTTCGCGCTGGCCGGCGGTGCCAACCCGATCTGCGTCGTCTCCAGCGACCAGAAGGCGGAGATCTGCCGGAAGATGGGCGCGACCGCGATCATCGACCGCAACGCCGAGGGCTTCAAGTTCTGGAAGGACGAGCACAACCAGGACCCCCGCGAGTGGAAGCGCTTCGGCAAGCGCATCCGTGAGCTGACCGGCGGCGAGGACGTGGACATCGTCTTCGAGCACCCCGGCCGCGAGACGTTCGGCGCGAGCGTGTACGTGACGCGCAAGGGCGGCACCATCGTCACCTGCGCCTCGACCTCGGGCTACAACCACGAGTACGACAACCGCTACCTGTGGATGTCCCTCAAGCGGATCATCGGCTCCCACTTCGCCAACTACCGCGAGGCGTGGGAGGCCAACCGCCTGATCGCCAAGGGCAAGATCCACCCGACGCTCTCCAAGGTCTACTCCCTGGAGGACACCGGCCAGGCCGCGTACGACGTGCACCGCAACCTCCACCAGGGCAAGGTCGGCGTGCTCGCGCTGGCGCCCCGCGAGGGCCTGGGCGTGCGCGACACGGAGCTCCGCGAGCAGCACATCGACGCCATCAACCGCTTCCGCAACGTCTGA
- a CDS encoding HpcH/HpaI aldolase/citrate lyase family protein — protein sequence MTTPSSPVNRLRPRRSCLAVPGSNPRFLEKAQGLPADQVFLDLEDACAPLAKEGARHHIVDALNNGDWTGKTRVVRVNDWTTHWTYRDVITVVEGAGPNLDCIMLPKVQDAQQVVALDLLLTQIEKTMGFEVGKIGIEAQIENAKGLVNIDDIAGASPRLETLIFGPADFMASINMKTLVVGQQPPGYPADAYHYILMRILMAARTHDLQAIDGPFLQIRDVDAYREVAGRAAALGFDGKWVLHPGQVDAANEVFSPSQEDYDHAELILDAYDWCTSEEGGKKGSAMLGDEMIDEASRKMALVVAGKGRAAGMQRTSKFEAPEA from the coding sequence ATGACCACGCCCTCGTCCCCTGTGAACCGGCTGCGTCCGCGCCGTTCGTGTCTGGCCGTACCGGGCTCGAACCCGCGGTTCCTGGAGAAGGCCCAGGGCCTCCCGGCCGACCAGGTCTTCCTGGACCTGGAGGACGCCTGCGCGCCGCTCGCCAAGGAGGGAGCCCGTCACCACATCGTCGACGCGCTCAACAACGGCGACTGGACGGGCAAGACCAGGGTCGTCCGGGTGAACGACTGGACGACGCACTGGACGTACCGCGACGTCATCACGGTCGTCGAGGGCGCGGGCCCGAACCTCGACTGCATCATGCTCCCCAAGGTCCAGGACGCGCAGCAGGTCGTCGCGCTGGATCTGCTGCTGACCCAGATCGAGAAGACGATGGGCTTCGAGGTCGGGAAGATCGGCATCGAGGCGCAGATCGAGAACGCCAAGGGCCTGGTGAACATCGACGACATCGCCGGTGCCTCGCCCCGCCTGGAGACCCTGATCTTCGGCCCGGCCGACTTCATGGCCTCGATCAACATGAAGACCCTGGTCGTCGGCCAGCAGCCGCCCGGCTACCCGGCGGACGCGTACCACTACATCCTGATGCGCATCCTGATGGCGGCCCGTACGCACGACCTCCAGGCGATCGACGGCCCGTTCCTCCAGATCCGCGACGTGGACGCCTACCGCGAGGTCGCGGGGCGCGCGGCGGCGCTGGGCTTCGACGGCAAGTGGGTGCTGCACCCCGGCCAGGTCGACGCGGCGAACGAGGTCTTCTCGCCCTCGCAGGAGGACTACGACCACGCCGAGCTCATCCTCGACGCGTACGACTGGTGCACCTCCGAGGAGGGCGGCAAGAAGGGTTCGGCGATGCTCGGCGACGAGATGATCGACGAGGCCAGCCGCAAGATGGCCCTGGTCGTCGCGGGCAAGGGACGCGCCGCCGGTATGCAGCGCACCTCCAAGTTCGAAGCCCCGGAGGCCTGA